The Phoenix dactylifera cultivar Barhee BC4 unplaced genomic scaffold, palm_55x_up_171113_PBpolish2nd_filt_p 000630F, whole genome shotgun sequence DNA window ctgtgagtagccgaagcaccgcaggtcaaaggaccagtcacactactgcaacatcaagcaagtcactgacgagtggatagacatccaagtgacttcttgtcttggtcacgctcagtacccttgttctctaacaagcacctgcactatcacttcagtgtccctacactgtggactcaagtctcgtccatccagaagaaaagtgatctgtgcactgatcggatcgatcaccgtcctcgtgatgatccattgatcaggagcatttagaaattaatcaccaatgatacatggctcaaattctcaactcttgagaatatgtatcatcatcttattaatttcttggacgattcatagacacataaataatatgaatgaaaagatgccttttatttattcaataataaacagtcaagtacaaaattatgtccttagaatcaacaatgtgtcagcccaattggcttctagggcatacatctaacagttcaAAGCCTTGCAATATCCCGAAGAAGTGAAGGTCAGATTGGCTATTCCTATGCTAAAATGGAATGCAGAGTTTTGGTGGACGGCCATTGAAGCTGCACTCGAGGGTGAGGATGAGCTACCGACATGGGAGGAATTCAAGAAGATGTTTTATGACCAGTATTTTCCTGAGTCAGTCAGAATAtctaaagaaaatgaattttTATCTCTAAGGCAGACAGATGATATGATTGTGCTAAAATATGCCAACAAATTTACTAAGCTGGGTTGGTTCTGCCCTCAGATGATAGAGATTGAGAGAAGCAAGGCTAATAGATTTGAGCAAGGCTTGAGGGACGAAATTCGATCCCGATTGTCAGTTTTGATTTTTACCAGCTATGGAGAGGCCCTGGAGAGAGCACTGAAGGTAGAAGCAGATCTGAAGAAATCAGGGAAGGAAAGAGGTGAGCAGAAAAGGGCCGAGACGTCAAGGAATCTGATGAACCGACCAAGAAACTTTGAAGGCCCTcctaacaagaagaagaaatttaagACTTGTTATTACTGTGACAAAATGCATTCTGGTCCTTGCTTGAAGAGGATGGGAGCCTGTTTTATATGTGGGCAGCCAGGACACATAGCCAGAGATTGCCCGAACAAAAAGAAGGTTGAATCTGGACCTTCTAGACCAATTGTTCAGATGTAGAGAGGAGCTGCATGGGTGTACGCACTGACACGATAGGATGCTAGTGCCAGTGACAGAGTTGTGCCAGGTATGATTCCCATCAACTCTGTTGATGTTTTAGtactatttgattctggtgctacACATTCCTTTATATCCTCCAGGTTCTCTGCATCCTTGCATCTTATGCCTGATAAGTTAGATGAGCCTTTACTTGTTGCCACCCCTCTCAAGAAGACAGTAGTGGTAAATTCTGTTCATAAAAATTGCATAATTCAGATAGAGGACAGAAAATTATTGGCTGACTTAGTACTGTTAGACATGTATGATTTTGATGTAATCCTTGGTATGAATTGGCTGTCTGAATATCATGCTCACATTGATTGCTTTGGCAAGAGGGTAGTGTTTCAGATACCTGGTGAATAGAAAATCTTctatcagggtgatgcacccacTATAAATCCCTCTTTGCACATTATCTCTGCAATGAGTTCAAGGAAGGCCCTCAGAAAGGGGTGTCAGGCCTACCTAGCTTGTGTGGTAGACACTACAAAAGAAACCAAGCTAGAGGATATCCCTGTTGTGAGAGAGTATCCAGAAGTATTCCCTGATGATCTACCTGGATTACCTCCTGATCGGGAGATTGATTTTCGGATCGATCTCTTACCGGGTGTTGGGCCTATCTCGAAGGCTCCTTATCGGATGGCCCCGGCAGAGCTGAGAGAGTTGAAGGTTCATCTACAGGAACTTCTAGAGAAGAAATTCATCCGCCCAAGTGTTTCACCATGGGGAGCTCCTGTACTATTtttcaagaagaaggatggaagtATGCGGCTGTGTATTGATTACCGGGAGTTGAACAAGGTGATAGTGAAGAACAAATATCCTCTGCCCTGgattgatgatttatttgatCAGCTACAAGGTgcccaagtcttctccaagatagatcTGCGATCTGGGTATcatcaattgaaaatcctagCAGATGATGTGCCGAAGACTGCATTTCGAACCAGGTATGGGCACTATGAATTTTTAGTTATACCATTTGGACTAACCAATGCGCCAGCTGcttttatggatctgatgaacaGGGTCTTTAAGCAGTATTTGGATCAGTTTGTTATTATTTTCattgatgatatactgatctatTCTAAGAGCAAAGAAGAACATGAAGATCACTTGAGAGTGGTATTACAGATTCTTCAGGAGAATAGATTATATGCCAAACTGAGCAAATGTGATTTCTGGCTGGATAGTATTGCATTTCTTGGTCATGTAATCTCTAAAGAAGGGGTATCAGTGGACCCAAAGGAAATATAAGCAGTGGTGGATTGGCCTCGTCCTACTAATATCACTGAAATCAGAAGCTTCTTAGGTTTGGCTGGTTATTATAGAAGATTTGTTGAAGGATTCTCTCGGATCGCTACTCCTTTGACTCGTTTGACCCAGAAACGAGCAAAGTTTGTATAGAGTGAAGATTGTGAGCAAAGTTTTCAAGAGCTAAAGCAAAGGCTGGTATGTGCTCCTATTCTTACTTTGCCAACCAATACTGGGGGTTTCATCATTTATAGTGATGCCTCCAAGAAAGGATTAGGCTGTGTACTAATGCAGAATAATAAAGTAGTAGCCTATGCCTCTAGACAGCTGAAGCCATATGAGCAGAACTATCCGACACATGATTTGGAGTTGGCAGCAGTGGTCTTTGCTCTGAAGATTTGGCGACATTATCTATATGGTGAGCCTTGTGAGGTTTTTACTGATCACAAAAGCCTAAAGTATATATTTACTCAGAAGGAATTAAACATAAGGCAAAGAAGATGCCTTGAGCTACTAAAAGATTATGATCTAAGCATCAAATATCATCCAGGAAAGGCTAATGTTGTGGCAGATGCTCTCAGTAGGAAGTCAGCAGTGGGCTCCATATCTTTGCTTACCACTCAGAAGCagattttgaaagattttgatATGATGCAGATCGAGGTGATTACCAAGGGTGCTGGGAGTATGTTGGCTAGTTTGTTGGTGCATCCTACCTTGATAGAAAGAATAAAAGTTGCTCAACAGACAGATGCACATTTGTGTCAGCTTAGAAATGATGTGGAGAGAGGGTTACGACCCGAACTCCGAATCCATCCGGATGGTACTCTGCATTTTGGCAGTAGATTATGTGTGCCTAGGGATGCTGATCTAAAAAGAGAGATTCTGGAGAAAACTCATCAGTCTCGTTTCTCTATTCATCCCGGCAGCACTAAAATGTATAGAGATTTACGGAAACATTTCTGGTGGAacggcatgaagagagagatagcAGGATTTGTAGCTCGGTGCTTGGTATGTCAGCAAGTAAAAGCTGAGCATCAGAGGCCGGCTGGTTTGCTAGAACCACTAGAGATTCCAGAGTGGAAATGGGAGCACATTACTATAGATTTTGTTACTGGGCTTCCAAGGACAGTAAGGAGGAATGATGCAGTGTGGATGATTGTTGATCGCCTCACGAAGTCAGCTCACTTTTTACCCTTTAGGGTTGGCACTTCACTTGATAGGCTGGCTCAGAGGTATATTGATGATATTGTGCGCTTACATGGGGTACTAGTAAGCATTGTATCTGATCGGGACCCCCGCTTTGTATCTGGATTTTGGAGATGATCTGAGACTCAGCACTGCTTATCACCCTCAGACTAATGGTCAGTCAGAGAGGACGATTCAGACCCTGAAGGATATGCTACGGACTAGTACTGTTGATCTGGGAGGTTGCTGGGATGATCATATATCACTAGTGGAGTTTGCTTACAATAATAGTTATCATTCTAGCATCCAGATGGCACCTTATGAAGCCTTGTATGGAAGAAAATGTCGGTCTCCTTTACATTGGGATGATGTTGGAGAGAAGAAGTTGTTGGGCCCTGAATTAGTTCAGAGTGCTAGGGAGAAGATTCTACTGATCAGGAAAAGGCTCAAGGCAGCACAAGATAGACAGAAAAACTGGGTagataagaaaagaagagaagtgaAATTTCAGGAGGGGGACTTTGTATTCTTAAAAGTTTCACCTTCGAAGGGTGTTACAAGATTTGGAAAACATAGTAAGCTGAGTCCTCGCTACATTGGCCCCTTTGAGATTCTGAACAAAGTAGGAGAGGTTGCTTACAGATTGGCTTTGCCACCAGAGTTATCCAGTGTGCATCATGTCTTCCACGTTTCTCTTCTACGGAGATACATTCCTGATCCCAGCCATATAGTACAGCATGAGCCCCTGCAGATTTATAAAGACCTAACTTACGAAGAGTATCCTCTACGCATCATTGATCATAAGGAGCAGGTCCTGAGGCGGCATATTATGCTCTATGTGAAAGTTCAGTGGAGCAATCACTCGAAGAGAGAGGCCACATGGGAACTTGAGGAGGAAATGCGGGAGAGGCATCCGCAACTCTTTGAAAATGCAGGTATGTAAATTTCgaggatgaaattttttttttattaggagGGAAGAATGTGATAACCGTTCCCGTTTCTAGTAGAAACGGAGGAGGCCAGCACACCAAAGGGCAGGCATTTGGGTTGCCTGATGGCGGGCGGTTACAACCATCCGCCTTCCCCTGCAATCAGAGGCTACAAGAAGCCCCGATCGGTAGAGACTTTCATCACCCTCTTCCTTTTTCTCCACTGTCTCTCTCTCACAACCCTTCACGGTTGGCAGGACCTGGTGTTGGACTCGCGCCGCTAGAGCAGAAGGCTGCATTGCCGGAGTAGGAGGCAGACGACCACCTTCAGATCAGGTAAGCTCTAATTCCTTTCCTCTACAAATTATGCTTTGTAGAGTAGATttagaacaaaataaaaattaaaacgggaagggaagaagagggaagaaagagagatgaAGAGGGGGAGGCAAACCGCGGCTACCGAGGCTGCCATAGGCGCAGCTGGTGCCGCCGGCCTCAAGCCGGCCCTCTCCCGAGCCGATCCCCCTCCCCCTTCACGGGAGAAGGAAGGGGGAGgagataggaaaaaaaaaacttaccagTGGGTGATCCGCAGCCGCAATCGCGGGTGCCGGCCTCGGCCGCAAGTCGCAGGCCGTGGGTTGCCGGCCGCGGGACGCCGACGCAGCCGTAGGCCGCCAATGCGCCCCCGAGCACGACCACGGGCACGGCCACGGGTGTGGCCGTGGGCGCCGCAGGCCGGCCACCTGGCGCCATTGGCCGCTGCCCGTTCCTCCCAAACCTCCCGAGCTCGCCCTCCTCCCTCCACGGGAGAAGAAAtgagaagaaagggggaaggaggagtcgggagaagagaagaggaagagaagaaaagaaaaaaaaaagaaagaaagggagaagaaccttcgggaaggaagaaggaagaaaagaaaaagaagaaaagaaaggaaaaaaaaggaaagaaaagaaaagaaaagaaaaaaaagagagagagagatccttAACGGGTCCGACCTAAAGGGTCGGATCCGAGTTCGGGTCCGAACCTGTTAGgcccaaataaaagaaaagaaaaatgggtttagtcaaatttgactaaaaccgAAACCAATCAGATGGACTAAGTCCGGAAGAACCCAAACTATAAATTGGGTTAAATTCGAACCAAATTAAGCCCAATTGAGTTAGATCTGAACCCAATTAAACTGAGTTAGTCTCAGCAGACCCAAATTGAATATgaatcaagcccaattcaaaacCAGTTTAACTAAATTGAGACCGAATTGACTTTGGCTGACCCTGACTCAAGCCTAGATGAGCCACATTGATCCCAGACCAAAATTAAacctaattggacttgaaattgAGCCCAATAACATAATCAGAAGACCAAATTGACCCGATAGGGCTAGACCCAATCAGGAACCGAGCCCAATTCTTTAATTAAAGATCCAATTGACCTACGTGAACCCAATCTGGTTCTAAATCGAGGCCAAGGGCTCTAAATTAAGTAAATTGGACttgagatccaagcaagtaaattcatgttatgataaattagaaaattatgaaataaatagagaataatgtgacccctatgtgatttatttagGTGATCAAGGATTTGTCATCCGGACGTAAGAAATTGAAAAGCAAATTGCTGTAAGTAACCTTGGTactgatcttaaagtttttttaaattactgtttatttataattatgaaaatatattggttatgatatatttttctcaaaattaggatcaagtatatgattgcatgtgattcatgaatttgattaaagagcatCCTTCATAAATATTTGATGGTGTAtgagttttaaaattatgattatgttagactgtatgaaaaatgatatttgtggcatgtttatgcattttaaattatataatgccatttatcattttccaacctatttatgatgattatgatttatgaaagaaaaagaatatgatttatgaactctcagatagctatgaccacctctagaaatagaggccagtcgacaccctggagctagcatccaaagaataacaggccctctgccaagaggttaaagttggtaacgaataacagaattagtcgactaagattaacaggccctgtcacgggattatagtgaccatagcagcacatccgtctgagagtatgttttataaagtatggataaatCACAATATTTCTATATGACTTGCATTATCATGGTTATGAACTTTCATGGATGGATcatgcattgctttatgacctaatttgtgtatatcatctataaaatgttttattttactacaactgttggctttttaatcactgcattggcataattgtacttgatccaataagatagtacctgtttacttactgagctgtgtagctcatatcttttcatctattttttttctacagATGATTAAGACTACTAGGAGCAAGGGGCTTGGTGTTATTCAGGGTTGGGATAACTAAAATGTCATGTAATAATtaattttagaagctctgtactgttccaacttcattaataatgttatgacactagtaaatgaaactatttatttttattatgaaattttaagtggcttcgtgttattgtgtgcataagattgcaatagtacggccgtgtcatgatccggatttggggcgtgacatatCTAGAGAGGAGAAAACTGCAAAAGGTAAGGGTGGACCAAAACACCTGAATACATATCTTGGGGCCAACAGAATTTTGATCTGCTTGTTGGCATCGCACTCTGCTCTCAGCATGCACTGGGGAGAGGTTCCAGGTTCAAAGGCAGAAAATGGCATTGCCACAGTTATTCGCAAAATGAGTACAATCTAATTTCAACACAATGAAAAACATAAATAgccaaagtgaaaaaacaattaGAAAATTGATATTGTTAGCATCACGTTCCTACTTATTCTGGATGGTTATTTGCAAATAAAACATGAACCTGTTCCAGTCTGAATGCCATACTCTGGGTTTATCATCTGCAGGCAGATCCAGATATTTGGTTTCAACAGATTGTGAAAAAGCTCTCTTGGAAGCAACTTCAGAAATTGGCTTTCATACAACATACAAAAGGCAAAACTTCATAGCGCAGCAGGAATTAACAAGATAGAGGATGCTACAGAAGCTCCAAATAAAAGATGCGAAATTGAATATGCTGCACTCAGCTGTGGCTTCTTCAGAGGCAGATGCGGTGATAATGGACGGTTTGAAACAACTTCAGTGGATTCAGATAAGGCTCGACTTGCATGGAGGGCTCGGCTTCCATGTGAAGAATTCATTGGCTGTGAAGTTCCCAGATAGAAAGCAGATCCGCAAGGAGACCTGGTGAAAGTTCTGTAGACCCCAACACACAAGTTGCTCAAGGATTGGAACTGACCAACAAAACGAACCTGTATTACAATATCCAGAACTGGTGCCTGTGAAAGAATTTGAGACAATTGAATGCAGCATGAAGTTAGCACCATAATGAAGCAACTATAAACACATAGTACCATCAGAACTCAAGAAACCTAGTGAATATTAGTAGCATAAGCTCAGATGCAAGACATAGGCGGCTAGCTGAGATCAATAGGAATAGCTGAACTAGTGAACCTCTTAATTAAAACAAGCTTGTCACAGATGCATGGCTAGCAACCATAGACTTTTTTTTTAAGTCCGTGCGGAGGAATTCAAGGTGAGTTGCTTCCTCGCAGAGATTTGCACCAACAAGTATATTTCAAGGAACAATTGAAACAAGAGTTATAGAGCGAAACATTAAATGCATGCTTAAacaacatgttaataattaactAACAGGTGGTATAGATGACATGAAGATCCCTTGATTGCATCATCCAGTGCCGTAAAAGGAAATTACATCTTCATGTTTTACTCAGCCGAATTTCAGAGACTGGTATACTTTTCCCTTGCAAGAGCATTTTCAGATCCTCTGTTTTCTTATTCTGATCATAGTGTTTCCAGATCCTGCAAACCTCTAATCTTCCACCTCCCCCCTCTTCCTATAACTTCTCTGTAATTTTACTTTCTTAATAAAGCTGGGTGGCTGTTTCGCTGCTCCATCAAAAAAGATAATGAGGATATTTCTTAAATCCATGGAAATATGAACTGACGAAACAAAACCAAGAAAAAAGCTAGAAAATAAGGACTTTGTGAAGCTATTATCCTTGTTTATAGTCGTAATCTGGAGTCACTAATACATAAACAATGCAAAAATGTAACTAGGATATATACGTGTACATGTATCTTTGTACAGAACTTGAAGGTTACCTGAAGAATGGCTGTAGGAGTGGCATCGAATTCCCTTTTCACAGCATTTGTATGGTTTCGGAATCAATACGTATGAAAGGTATGTGAGCAATCTTTGGCCAATCAGCTCCTCCTCTTTGGCATCGGTCCTTCAACAAAGGGCATGCATCGATGAGTAATCCTTCAAGCGAAGTAGACAAGCCATTTCCTGGTAGTGAGCTAACCTTAGGGCAGGCGAGTATATGTAACTTCCTGATAGAGGGAAAATTTTTCAAAGAAGAAGGTAGGCTTTCAAGGCTCTGGCAGGAATTAATCTCCAGCTCTTGAAGGGATGTCAGTTGCTGGAACCATAGCTCCTGTTCCCCTGTAAAGTTGGTCATACCATGACACCAATTAATACGCATCCACTGCAGTGAGGGGAGGCTTCCCAACAGAATCCACAGATTTTGAAGTAGGACCGTGTCGGCTATGGTGAGACCATTGAGAGTTCGCAGTCCCTGCTGCTCGTGGAGCTGCACAGGCTCTGAGGACTCGATGAGCTTCGGACAATCTGTGAGATCCAGGCTTTCAAGAGTAGTAAGGAACTGTAACCCACCCCCAACTAACTTCATCTCCGGGCAATTCGAAAGCTCCAAATATTTGAGAGAACTCAAATTTGATAAACAAAGAGATACTTGGAAGTGGTAATCCCTGATCCGTAGATCGGTGAGAGAGGTGAGGCTCTGCAAACATCCGGGCAGTGCATTGCCAAAGTCACCACAGTATCCGATGCGGAGCTCTACAAGCGATGAGGTCAGGAAGAGGAGGGGAACTTTCCATAGCTTGTAGCAACCTTGGAGGTAGAATATATGGAGGCGAGGTAAAAATTGTGCGCCATCTGCTTCCAACCACTCCTCGCATTCCTTGAAGTCGTTAAATTTTAGTACCTCGAGGGATGGAAATGCCACACCAGTGTCACCATAAAATTCACGACCAATTCGTTTTACAGCATGCATGTTGGCAAGATGAAGTTCCTTGAGGACAGGCAGCTGCCCTAGTGGCGGCAGACTCTCCAACCTGACACAATAATCTAGAGAAATAAATTCTAGATTGGTGAGAAACTTGCTTTCCACCATCCAAGTTGGAAATCTGGTACCTCCATAGCCCTTGATGCTCAGCTCTTTAAGACTGGGATGTGGTTGGAGGCCTTCAAATATCTCCGTCTCCGCATCAGGAAGACTTCTTGGATctaaattctttattaaattcaATGCAGTTAGGTGTTCTTTGTCTTTCAACATCGCTTCCATGGCCTCCTTCTTACTATTGACATTCTCAAGATTCTTGATCGCAAGCCGTCTCCGAAGATTTCTCAAGCCCTTCAACTCTCCAATCTCATGTCGCCTCTTCTTTGTGACTCGGAATTCCTCTAATTCTTGAAGGTCAATAAGATCTCCAATCCCAGTAATTAGAGAAATTGTGTCTGCTTCTCCATATAAATGccgcaagttgattaatttgtTCATGTCTTCGGGTAACCTTTTAAGATGGCAAGATCGCATCCTCAGAACTTGAAGATGGCAAAGCCTACCAAATGATTTGGGCAGCTGTTTGATCTTAGTGCAGGAGACATCCAAGTACCGTAGATGTGATAACCCACTGATAGCATCCGGTAGCTTCTTCAGCTTCACGGAACTGTAAGATAAATCCAAAACACGCAGGCTTTTTGATTGTTTTAACATGCCATCAAGAAAATCGTAAAATCTTTCAGAATCATAATCACCAAACAATAAAATGGACCGTAGGTTTTGAAGTCTACACGTGTCGGTTATTGCATCCAATCTATCAGTCCTCAGAGTCAGGTGGCGAATTGTCTCTGGAATTTCTCCTTTCTCATCGCTGATGACCAAGCATTCATCCAACGAAACAAAAACTGCCAATTCTCTTATCAGATCATGCATCACATGCTTGTCATTCAGAGTTGGTAGAAAGAAGTACCTACTAGTTAATTCGTCAAATATCTGACCCCCGATGTCTTCCATTCTCATTCTTACCCGACTCTTGTTCTGGATAAAACCTTGAGCCATCCACATCTGGACTAACCGATCTTTTTCCAAAACATAGCCCCTGGGAAATATGGAACAGTAAGCGAAGCACTGCTTTAGATTTGCATTCAAGTGTTCGTAACTTAAAGCCAGAGATGGAAGGATATTATCTAAAACATATTCATGTTCCCACCACTCACTTGCTAAGATCATCTTCCAGTAATCCTCATCCAGTTTCGAGTTCAATAAACTTCCCAGTACCTTTCCAGCTAGAGGTAAACCATGCAGTTTTTCAGATATTTTCCTTCCTATTGTTTGCAATTTTTCCCTTCGCTCTTTCTCAAGAATTTTTTCACCGAACGCACAATGTTCGAAAAGTATCCAGTAGTCATCTTCCTGTAGGCTCTTCAATTCTATCGGGTCCATCGTGCCCATAACTTCCGCTACTACTGGACTCTGTGTTGTCACCAGAACCATGCTTCCTTTCGCTCCAGATGTTAAGATACCACGGAGTTCTCTCCACTTGCTACCTGTCTCATCCCACACATCATCAAGGACAAACAAAAACCTCTTGTTCCTCGTAGCATCTCCAACTTTCCCTAGAATGCCATCCAAACTAATATCGTCCGGGATTCCGTCGTGCACCGAGTCATATACCAGCTCTTTAGAAATCCGCTTGACATCAAAATAGTCAAACACATAGACCCACTTTCTCAGCGCAAAATGCCTTGCTACTCTTTCATCATTATAAATAAGTTGAGCCAGAGCAGTCTTGCCAACACCTCCAATGCCTACTATAGGAAGAACACCAAGACTCGGATAGCTACTACTCCCGGCCCCACATTTGATGCTAGATTCCGGTTCATCAGCTAAATGCAACAACACATCTAATATCAGGTCTCTCTCTTTGTCTCTCCCAACCACAATGTCCTGGATAATCGAGCTGGTCTCTCTGGTCACACTTCTCTGCTGTGAGTTGTAGTCCTTTAATTGTTCTTCCATATAATTGATATCAAGATAAATCTTTTCAAGATTTCCCGCAAGATTCTTCAAGTTTTTCAGGTCATCATCGGACATTATAAAATGCTTGAGAAGCTTAACAGCGGGGGTTACGAAGTCGCTCACCTTGCTCTTGCTATGCAGCTTATCATGAAGCTCCTTGAATTCAAACTCATCCAGCAGGTCGTCAGCCTCGTAGGCAGCATCTTTGAGTTGCCTCAGCCATGCGGCCAGAGCTGGGTCCCGGATCGGCCTCCCCTCCGCTGCCTGGATCACGGCTCGGATACGAGGAAGTCTAGCCTTCACATCCTCCGCCATAGCCTTCGCACCCGTGAGCAGATCATATCGGTCGTCCAAATGCAGCGAAAACTTCTCAGCCAGTTTATTTCCGACGTAGGTTGCAAACCATCCACCGACCATCATTCCGATCATCCCCAGATCCATATTGGAGAACACTCCGGCTGCACAGTGGTAGTCTTGTTCTCGGTGACCTGAAGACAGGAAGCCTGACCGCTCGGCCTACTTCCTAGCTTGCAATTTTAAGCGGTGTGATTAAACCTACAGTCAAGGTGCATCAATTGAAGACCGCGTGCTCGTGGACCGCGTCTACCAATGCATCGATTGAATAAAATATAGCTCCCAAG harbors:
- the LOC120106776 gene encoding putative disease resistance protein RGA4 isoform X2; the protein is MDLGMIGMMVGGWFATYVGNKLAEKFSLHLDDRYDLLTGAKAMAEDVKARLPRIRAVIQAAEGRPIRDPALAAWLRQLKDAAYEADDLLDEFEFKELHDKLHSKSKVSDFVTPAVKLLKHFIMSDDDLKNLKNLAGNLEKIYLDINYMEEQLKDYNSQQRSVTRETSSIIQDIVVGRDKERDLILDVLLHLADEPESSIKCGAGSSSYPSLGVLPIVGIGGVGKTALAQLIYNDERVARHFALRKWVYVFDYFDVKRISKELVYDSVHDGIPDDISLDGILGKVGDATRNKRFLFVLDDVWDETGSKWRELRGILTSGAKGSMVLVTTQSPVVAEVMGTMDPIELKSLQEDDYWILFEHCAFGEKILEKERREKLQTIGRKISEKLHGLPLAGKVLGSLLNSKLDEDYWKMILASEWWEHEYVLDNILPSLALSYEHLNANLKQCFAYCSIFPRGYVLEKDRLVQMWMAQGFIQNKSRVRMRMEDIGGQIFDELTSRYFFLPTLNDKHVMHDLIRELAVFVSLDECLVISDEKGEIPETIRHLTLRTDRLDAITDTCRLQNLRSILLFGDYDSERFYDFLDGMLKQSKSLRVLDLSYSSVKLKKLPDAISGLSHLRYLDVSCTKIKQLPKSFGRLCHLQVLRMRSCHLKRLPEDMNKLINLRHLYGEADTISLITGIGDLIDLQELEEFRVTKKRRHEIGELKGLRNLRRRLAIKNLENVNSKKEAMEAMLKDKEHLTALNLIKNLDPRSLPDAETEIFEGLQPHPSLKELSIKGYGGTRFPTWMVESKFLTNLEFISLDYCVRLESLPPLGQLPVLKELHLANMHAVKRIGREFYGDTGVAFPSLEVLKFNDFKECEEWLEADGAQFLPRLHIFYLQGCYKLWKVPLLFLTSSLVELRIGYCGDFGNALPGCLQSLTSLTDLRIRDYHFQVSLCLSNLSSLKYLELSNCPEMKLVGGGLQFLTTLESLDLTDCPKLIESSEPVQLHEQQGLRTLNGLTIADTVLLQNLWILLGSLPSLQWMRINWCHGMTNFTGEQELWFQQLTSLQELEINSCQSLESLPSSLKNFPSIRKLHILACPKDRCQRGGADWPKIAHIPFIRIDSETIQML
- the LOC120106776 gene encoding putative disease resistance protein RGA4 isoform X1 → MDLGMIGMMVGGWFATYVGNKLAEKFSLHLDDRYDLLTGAKAMAEDVKARLPRIRAVIQAAEGRPIRDPALAAWLRQLKDAAYEADDLLDEFEFKELHDKLHSKSKVSDFVTPAVKLLKHFIMSDDDLKNLKNLAGNLEKIYLDINYMEEQLKDYNSQQRSVTRETSSIIQDIVVGRDKERDLILDVLLHLADEPESSIKCGAGSSSYPSLGVLPIVGIGGVGKTALAQLIYNDERVARHFALRKWVYVFDYFDVKRISKELVYDSVHDGIPDDISLDGILGKVGDATRNKRFLFVLDDVWDETGSKWRELRGILTSGAKGSMVLVTTQSPVVAEVMGTMDPIELKSLQEDDYWILFEHCAFGEKILEKERREKLQTIGRKISEKLHGLPLAGKVLGSLLNSKLDEDYWKMILASEWWEHEYVLDNILPSLALSYEHLNANLKQCFAYCSIFPRGYVLEKDRLVQMWMAQGFIQNKSRVRMRMEDIGGQIFDELTSRYFFLPTLNDKHVMHDLIRELAVFVSLDECLVISDEKGEIPETIRHLTLRTDRLDAITDTCRLQNLRSILLFGDYDSERFYDFLDGMLKQSKSLRVLDLSYSSVKLKKLPDAISGLSHLRYLDVSCTKIKQLPKSFGRLCHLQVLRMRSCHLKRLPEDMNKLINLRHLYGEADTISLITGIGDLIDLQELEEFRVTKKRRHEIGELKGLRNLRRRLAIKNLENVNSKKEAMEAMLKDKEHLTALNLIKNLDPRSLPDAETEIFEGLQPHPSLKELSIKGYGGTRFPTWMVESKFLTNLEFISLDYCVRLESLPPLGQLPVLKELHLANMHAVKRIGREFYGDTGVAFPSLEVLKFNDFKECEEWLEADGAQFLPRLHIFYLQGCYKLWKVPLLFLTSSLVELRIGYCGDFGNALPGCLQSLTSLTDLRIRDYHFQVSLCLSNLSSLKYLELSNCPEMKLVGGGLQFLTTLESLDLTDCPKLIESSEPVQLHEQQGLRTLNGLTIADTVLLQNLWILLGSLPSLQWMRINWCHGMTNFTGEQELWFQQLTSLQELEINSCQSLESLPSSLKNFPSIRKLHILACPKVSSLPGNGLSTSLEGLLIDACPLLKDRCQRGGADWPKIAHIPFIRIDSETIQML
- the LOC120106774 gene encoding uncharacterized protein LOC120106774; this translates as MLKWNAEFWWTAIEAALEGEDELPTWEEFKKMFYDQYFPESVRISKENEFLSLRQTDDMIVLKYANKFTKLGWFCPQMIEIERSKANRFEQGLRDEIRSRLSVLIFTSYGEALERALKVEADLKKSGKERGEQKRAETSRNLMNRPRNFEGPPNKKKKFKTCYYCDKMHSGPCLKRMGACFICGQPGHIARDCPNKKKVESGPSRPIVQMFSASLHLMPDKLDEPLLVATPLKKTVVGDAPTINPSLHIISAMSSRKALRKGCQAYLACVVDTTKETKLEDIPVVREYPEVFPDDLPGLPPDREIDFRIDLLPGVGPISKAPYRMAPAELRELKVHLQELLEKKFIRPSVSPWGAPVLFFKKKDGSMRLCIDYRELNKVIVKNKYPLPWIDDLFDQLQGAQVFSKIDLRSGYHQLKILADDVPKTAFRTRYGHYEFLVIPFGLTNAPAAFMDLMNRVFKQYLDQFVIIFIDDILIYSKSKEEHEDHLRVVLQILQENRLYAKLSKCDFWLDSIAFLGHVISKEGVSVDPKEI